One window of Lemur catta isolate mLemCat1 chromosome 3, mLemCat1.pri, whole genome shotgun sequence genomic DNA carries:
- the UBIAD1 gene encoding ubiA prenyltransferase domain-containing protein 1 produces MAASQALGEKINILAGETVKVGERDPLGNDCPEQDRPPQRSWRQKCASYVLALRPWSFSASLTPVALGSALAYRSQGVLDPRLLVGCAVAVLAVHGAGNLVNTYYDFSKGIDHKKSDDRTLVDRILEPQDVVRFGVFLYTLGCVCAACLYSVSPLKLEHLALIYFGGLSGSFLYTGGIGFKYVALGDLVILITFGPLAVMFAYAVQVGSLAIFPLVYAIPLALSTEAILHSNNTRDMESDREAGIVTLAILIGPTFSYILYNTLLFLPYLVFSILAVHCSISLALPLLTIPMAFSLERQFRSQAFNKLPQRTAKLNLLLGLFYVFGILLAPVGSLPKL; encoded by the exons ATGGCGGCCTCGCAGGCCCTGGGGGAGAAGATTAACATCCTGGCGGGAGAGACTGTCAAGGTCGGGGAGAGGGACCCGCTGGGGAACGACTGTCCCGAGCAGGACAGGCCACCCCAGCGCTCCTGGAGGCAGAAGTGCGCCTCCTACGTGCTGGCCTTGAGGCCCTGGAGCTTCAGTGCCTCACTCACTCCCGTGGCCCTGGGCAGTGCCCTTGCATACAGATCTCAGGGCGTCCTGGATCCCAGGCTGTTGGTGGGTTGTGCCGTGGCTGTCCTGGCTGTGCACGGGGCCGGCAATTTGGTCAACACTTACTATGACTTTTCCAAGGGCATTGACCACAAAAAGAGTGATGACAGAACCCTGGTAGACCGAATCTTGGAACCCCAGGATGTTGTCCGGTTTGGAGTCTTCCTCTACACCTTAGGCTGTGTCTGTGCCGCGTGCCTCTACTCCGTGTCTCCTCTGAAGCTAGAGCACTTGGCTCTCATCTACTTTGGAGGCCTGTCTGGCTCCTTTCTCTACACAGGAG GAATCGGATTCAAGTATGTGGCTCTGGGAGACCTCGTCATCCTCATCACTTTTGGCCCGCTGGCTGTGATGTTCGCCTATGCCGTCCAGGTGGGGTCCCTGGCCATCTTTCCACTGGTCTATGCCATCCCCCTCGCCCTTAGCACCGAGGCCATTCTCCATTCCAACAACACCAGGGACATGGAGTCCGACCGGGAGGCCGGCATCGTCACACTTGCCATCCTCATCGGCCCCACCTTCTCCTACATTCTCTACAACACGCTGCTCTTCCTGCCCTACCTGGTCTTCAGCATCCTGGCCGTACACTGCAGCatcagcctggccctgcccctgctcaCCATCCCCATGGCTTTTTCCCTCGAGAGACAGTTCCGAAGCCAGGCTTTCAACAAACTGCCCCAGAGGACTGCCAAGCTCAACCTGCTGCTGGGACTCTTCTACGTCTTTGGCATCCTTCTGGCACCAGTGGGCAGTCTGCCCAAACTTTAA